A single region of the Enterobacter cloacae complex sp. R_G8 genome encodes:
- a CDS encoding bifunctional class I SAM-dependent methyltransferase/glycosyltransferase — protein sequence MLYPDNRFTLSGLQAAAALYQFPAGAPERARVLDLGCGQGDVLLSAALAWPDCVGIGIESNEEAVSAGQRQAQRLGIANIELVAAGLHDVLNVSPGEFDYILIRGDFIPAGMPERDALLQWCRRHLSAHGMIAIHQTFNPPGSAAQYVQDALAFHARLAGRSEEKVAFARGMLSYLALTQPEGEIKQHVLAMERVDDATLIEILAGATHTCAQFIHFNDSLSSCGLRYVGDALPQYETGESFSEQIHQLHALVSSGQASIAAQQYLDFAVNRRERVSLLSRDDALDAAALDFTRLNALHWAGDFRRYRNDRGEVVNAHTNAEGKFFSTLNTTTLQILDLLGGAWPLSLSFEQLVFNTRLPEKEEDVAQQVLESLKDLFLNQIPGLYWAGSAGPYNVQPERELAFIAPLQAGDDADVTLNLWGARVTLSQEEREFAVAGMNVNQARSSALFSALKAKGLLKGSPEAWRRAQQHYLRPGDVDYLKRSIDTLLLLNVGSQQGGLLAEGQIMAGEKDEQDPAIDLIYKNVNALIAAGLAKDARDYIRGQIENDPHNLHMLRCYSRASLLMGDWDEALSALSQLMSRYSAGQDIWFDLATVLQKKGELHYSARILQALLRLNKNNASFWNTLAVVYHSRRNMAMAERCARESLRYNATNPLHLAMMGIILSDNQKLTEARYFLEKSLEFAPGDFDCFTSLLFVLTHDFSISPEVLFERHLAYGELVSAWAEKFDLALPWQGSKDPERPLRVGFVSGDFRNHPVSRFLRPFWDGMDRKQFSLYGYSTLDKDDAVTEHFRSTSTKWLSVTDLNNVELAKQIHSDGIDILFDLSGHTTGTRLPAFAFKPAPVQITWLGYPGTTGMTQMDYRIISTGFVRNAAIDAQFTEKLIAIPLDNFFEPDASSPDVNTLPALTNGWFTYGSFNRPKKLNDRVFALWARILQHNATSRLLIGFMDDDAMIARYRKKLNALGVPDEQLIFRKTTGMEAYLHMHHEVDMLLDSFPYNGGTTTSHGIWMGVPTLTLAGATYPARQGLEIMHIYGLDEFVADSQQDYFDKAVHWQTQLETLDALRQNMRSTIPPQGQSNVAIPFQQALREAWRKWCADEAPHSFRVTGTED from the coding sequence ATGTTGTATCCAGATAATCGATTCACGCTATCGGGCCTGCAGGCGGCCGCTGCTCTGTATCAGTTTCCTGCCGGGGCGCCTGAGCGCGCGCGCGTCCTGGATTTAGGCTGCGGGCAGGGGGATGTGTTGTTATCCGCTGCGCTGGCCTGGCCTGATTGTGTCGGGATAGGGATTGAGAGTAACGAAGAGGCTGTTTCAGCGGGGCAGAGGCAGGCGCAGCGTCTGGGTATCGCCAATATCGAACTGGTTGCGGCAGGTCTTCACGATGTGCTGAACGTGTCGCCGGGAGAATTCGATTACATTCTTATTCGCGGGGACTTTATTCCTGCAGGTATGCCAGAGCGTGACGCGCTGTTGCAGTGGTGTCGCCGCCATCTGTCGGCGCACGGCATGATTGCCATCCACCAGACCTTTAACCCTCCAGGATCCGCGGCGCAGTATGTCCAGGATGCGCTGGCCTTCCACGCACGTCTTGCGGGCCGGTCAGAAGAGAAGGTGGCATTTGCTCGCGGTATGCTCAGCTATCTGGCACTGACCCAGCCGGAAGGCGAGATTAAACAACATGTGCTCGCGATGGAGCGCGTTGACGACGCCACCCTTATTGAGATCCTGGCAGGCGCCACGCATACCTGTGCACAGTTCATTCACTTCAACGATAGCCTTTCATCCTGCGGGTTACGCTACGTGGGAGATGCGCTGCCGCAGTACGAAACGGGTGAGAGCTTTAGCGAGCAAATCCATCAGCTGCACGCTCTGGTCTCATCCGGCCAGGCGTCGATTGCCGCGCAGCAATATCTCGATTTTGCCGTCAACCGTCGCGAGCGCGTCAGTCTGCTTTCCCGTGATGATGCCCTTGACGCGGCGGCGCTGGATTTTACCCGCTTAAACGCGCTGCACTGGGCCGGCGATTTCAGACGTTACCGCAACGATCGGGGTGAAGTCGTTAATGCGCATACCAACGCGGAAGGGAAGTTTTTCTCAACGCTAAATACCACGACCCTGCAGATCCTCGATCTGCTTGGCGGCGCATGGCCGCTGAGCCTGTCGTTTGAACAACTGGTGTTCAACACCCGTCTTCCTGAAAAGGAGGAGGATGTCGCTCAGCAGGTGCTTGAGTCACTGAAAGATCTGTTTCTCAATCAAATTCCGGGGCTGTACTGGGCCGGTTCAGCGGGGCCATACAATGTTCAACCGGAACGTGAGCTGGCCTTCATTGCCCCCCTTCAGGCCGGCGATGACGCTGACGTCACGCTTAATCTGTGGGGCGCGCGCGTCACCCTCAGTCAGGAAGAGCGAGAATTTGCGGTGGCAGGCATGAATGTCAATCAGGCCAGAAGCAGCGCGCTTTTTTCTGCGCTAAAAGCGAAAGGCCTGTTGAAAGGCTCCCCTGAAGCATGGCGCAGAGCACAGCAGCATTATTTACGCCCGGGCGATGTCGACTATCTCAAACGCAGCATCGATACGCTGTTGCTGCTTAATGTCGGATCGCAGCAGGGCGGTTTACTTGCTGAGGGGCAGATAATGGCAGGGGAGAAGGATGAACAGGATCCCGCCATCGATCTCATTTACAAAAACGTCAATGCCCTGATTGCCGCGGGGCTGGCAAAAGATGCGCGCGATTACATCCGGGGACAGATTGAAAACGATCCCCATAATCTGCATATGCTTCGCTGCTATTCCCGCGCCAGCCTGCTGATGGGCGACTGGGATGAGGCCTTATCGGCACTCAGTCAACTGATGAGCCGCTACTCTGCTGGACAGGATATCTGGTTCGACCTGGCCACCGTGCTGCAGAAAAAAGGTGAGTTGCATTATTCAGCCCGTATTCTCCAGGCGCTGCTGCGATTGAATAAAAACAACGCGTCATTCTGGAATACGCTGGCGGTGGTCTATCACTCGCGCCGCAACATGGCCATGGCTGAACGCTGTGCCAGGGAGTCTTTGCGTTATAACGCCACGAACCCGCTGCATCTCGCAATGATGGGCATCATTCTGAGTGATAACCAGAAACTAACGGAAGCACGTTATTTCCTCGAAAAATCGCTTGAGTTTGCGCCGGGAGATTTTGACTGCTTCACCAGCCTGCTGTTTGTTCTGACCCACGATTTTTCCATCTCGCCGGAGGTGCTCTTTGAGCGCCATCTTGCCTATGGCGAGCTGGTAAGCGCTTGGGCGGAAAAATTCGACCTGGCGCTGCCGTGGCAGGGCAGCAAGGATCCTGAACGGCCGCTGCGCGTCGGCTTTGTCTCCGGCGATTTCCGCAACCATCCCGTCAGCCGCTTCCTGCGGCCATTCTGGGATGGCATGGACCGGAAACAGTTTTCCCTCTACGGCTATAGCACGCTCGATAAAGATGACGCCGTCACGGAGCACTTCCGTAGCACCTCGACGAAGTGGTTATCCGTTACCGATCTCAATAACGTTGAGCTGGCAAAACAGATCCACAGTGACGGGATCGATATTCTGTTTGACCTCTCGGGCCATACCACCGGGACGCGACTCCCTGCGTTTGCCTTTAAGCCTGCGCCGGTGCAAATCACCTGGCTGGGCTACCCGGGCACGACCGGGATGACGCAGATGGATTACCGCATTATCAGTACCGGGTTTGTCAGAAATGCGGCGATAGACGCGCAGTTCACGGAGAAGCTGATTGCGATCCCACTCGATAACTTCTTCGAGCCGGATGCGTCCAGTCCTGACGTCAATACGCTGCCAGCCCTGACGAACGGCTGGTTTACCTACGGTAGCTTTAACCGTCCTAAAAAATTGAACGATCGGGTGTTCGCGCTGTGGGCGCGCATTCTGCAGCATAACGCCACGTCACGGCTGCTGATTGGTTTTATGGATGATGACGCGATGATCGCGCGCTACCGCAAAAAGCTGAATGCACTGGGCGTGCCGGATGAACAGCTGATCTTCCGTAAAACCACGGGAATGGAGGCCTATCTTCATATGCATCATGAAGTGGACATGCTGCTTGACTCCTTCCCGTACAACGGCGGCACCACCACCAGCCATGGCATCTGGATGGGCGTCCCAACGCTGACTCTGGCTGGGGCAACGTATCCCGCACGCCAGGGGCTGGAGATTATGCATATCTACGGGCTGGATGAATTTGTTGC